CGTTATAAGATTCGACCTTCCATTTGTTGTTCTTATGTTTCATTACATTTAATGATCCATTTTGAAGATGAATTTTTTCAAATGGCAATGGATGTGCAAGTCCGATGTTTAATGCTGCAACAATTGTAACACCGTGAGAGATCACAATAATCCGCTCATTTCGGTATAACGTCAATAGCTTCTCTAATCCTAATTGAACTCGTTTGCTTATATGTTCGTTTTCCTCAATATCGTGAATTTCACCAGCTTGATAAGCACTTATCATCTTCTCATACGTCCAGCCAGTTGCTATCCCATAATCCCGCTCTATCCAACAATCATCATATGTAATTGGCAGATTACGAAGCTGTTCATTAATAATTTCAGCCGTTTGTACTGCCCTTAGCAATGGACTCGTAATGACTCGATCCCACTTTTTTGCTTGTAGATGGATTGCACAAAGTCTTGCTTCAAGTATTCCTCGTTCATTTAAGACCGTCTGTGTTGTGCCTTGAATTTTCTTTTTTATATTCCAATCTGTTTGTCCATGTCTGACAAAACATATTTCTGTCAAAAGTTAGTCACTCCTATGCCAATCATTCTCTACAAATTCTATCACGTTTTCTTTCCTTATAACGAATGAAGATAAGCAATCTGTTACAAGATAAGAAAAACTTTCATGCATTTATCACGTTTCAACTGACGCTAACACTCCCACTTAAGTCAATGAGGTTCAAGTGGGAAATTACCTGATTCGTTCAACTAACTATCAGCGTGGGAAGAAATACCTCACTGATGGACGTTTCAATTTATCGAAGATAGGAGTAGTGATCGAGATGTTTAATATAACAATCATGTACGACGTTATAAGGATAGTACTGCTTCTATTAAATTTGATTTTTCTAATGAAACTATGGGGCACTTATCGGAAGTTTGTCAAAACAGTAGAGAAAGAAGCTTCAACAGGTCATGTCGAGACAAAACAAATGGAATTGTATCCGACCTTTAATAAGTCCAACTTTCAGTACTTGTTAGAAAGTGGCTTGCGTGCTTCTAGTGGAAAAGCATTATCTCGCCCTTTCGGTTCAATGAAAAAGTGGCAAGATTTTGAAGAAATCTTATTTATACCTGCACAAACATCCCCATCTCCAATTAACAGTGATCAAAACGTAGACATCTCAGTAACGATTGGTCCAAAAGCCAAGAAGCCGATGAAGATTGACATGCCATTAATCATTGGTGGATTGTCATATGGGATTCATGTAACAGAGCAAGTGAAGGTTGCATTAGCACAAGCATCAGCAAACGTGAAAACAGCGATTAATTCAGGTGAAGGACCATTTCTACCTGAAGAACAAAAGGCTGCGGGAAAGTATATTTTACAATATTCAAAAACAACTTGGGCTAAAGAGCGCAATGAGCTTGAAAAAGCAGATATGATTGAAATTAAGTTTGGTCAAGCTGGATTTGCGGCAATGGGTTACGAAATCAATCAAAAAGATATTGAGGGGCGCGCTAGTGAATTAATGAAGATTAAAGAAGGAGAGAAGGCCGTCGTACATGACAACTTTTTCGATAATCCGACTGTTCAGGATTTCAAAGAATTAGTAGAAGAGTTGCGCAATGTGGCAGGAGGTGTGCCAGTCGGGGCAAAAATACTTGCGGGTGGCAAGATAGAAGAAGAGCTTGATTTTCTTCTTGATATCGGTGTAGACTATATCGCAATTGATGGTGTACAAGTCATCAACCATCACGCTCCAGCAATTACACATGATAATTTCGGTATTCCGACTTTACACGGATTAATAAGAACGGTTCGTCATTTGGAAAAAAGAGGAGCGAGAGAGACGGTTAGTGTGATCTGTTCTAGTGGACTCTCATCACCTGGTGATTACTTGAAGGCCTGTGCAATCGGAGCAGATGCCGTTTATCTTGATGCTAGTATCGTCTATCTGTTAGTTCAAGAACAGATGTTCAAGTCACATCCTTGGAAAACACCAAGTGAACTCACTTCATATAACGGTAAATATAAAGAAAAGTTTGACGCTGAGAAAGGTACAGTGAGTGTATCTAACTACTTAACTTCTGCAGCGAAAGAAATGCAGCTTGGCTTACGGGCACTCGGTAAGTCTTCCCTTAATGAACTGACAATCAAAGATTTAGTATGTAGTAATGAACAAACAGCAAATCAGTTACATATTCCATATACGTTTGTACCATTTCGTTGAAACGTCATAATGCTCAGTGGGATGTGTTTGTTCTCACTGAGCATTTTCGCATAATGTGAAGAATATTGACATTTGGATAATATATTGATACAATAAATCTTGAATTCAAGATAAATAGCGAAGGTGTTGATTCAAATGGAGCAGGAGAATTCAGCTTTGAAATTATTTGTCATAATGATGAGAGCACACCAGCGTATATCAGACGCCGTTGGAGCAGATGTTAAAGGATTTGGCTTAAATCCAACTGAGTTTGGTGTTCTAGAATTGCTTTATCATAAAGGAGATACGCCATTACAGAAGATAGGTGAAAAGATATTACTTGCAAGTGGAAGCATTACGTATGTCGTTGATAAGCTTGAAGGAAAAGGTCTGTTAGAACGGAAGTCATGTCCGAGCGACCGACGTGTAACGTATGCGGGATTAACAGAACAAGGTCGAGCATTAATAGATGATGTGTTTCCGAAGCATGCGCAGATGATTACGGATTTATTTTCAGTTCTATCAACAGAGGAGCAACAACAAGCGGCGGAATTGATTAAGAAACTTGGACATCATTCTGAAAGCATCGGAAAAAAATAAAAAATCGGTTGACTTTGTATAAGGCAACCGATATACTTATTTCATAAGTCTTGAATTCGAGATATTTGAATTAAGGTTATATTGGATTGTAATCGTAAATATGTTGTCACTAGAAAATAGAAAATTAGTTAAAAACTAGTTGACTTTTTTAGAAGTAGTCGATATGATGAATTCATAAGTCTTGAAACTGAGATAATTTAAACGAACATTTGATTTTCAATCATTTTTTTTGGTCATTTATCTTGAATTAAGAATATATGAAAGTAAGTTATTTTTTTGCCGTAATATCTCGAAATCATAATATATTAAACTAGTGTAAAGGTGGAATGAACATGGGACAGTTTGAACAATTAGTAAAAGAACGTCGTTCAGCAGCAAACTTCATTGAAGGAGAAGAGATTACCGAAAAAGAGCTGAATGAAATTTTTGAACTCGTTAAATTTGCACCATCAGCATTCAACTTACAACATACAGATTATGTTGTCGTACGTGACACTGAATTGAAAGAGAAAATGAAAGATGCAGCGTACGGTCAATATAAAGTTCATACAGCGTCAGCGGTGATTATTGTCAAAGGAAACAAAAAAGCATATAAAGATGCTTCACGTATTTATGAAGGTATGCACCAGCTTGGCATTTTAAGTAAGCAAGAATATGACAAGACTATTGGTGATATTCACGGTGTATATGAAGGGAACGGAGATGGGTTCCAATATGATGAAGCAGTTCGAAATGCTTCACTATCCGCAATGTTATTCATGATGATAGCAAAGGATAAAGGTTGGGATACGTGTCCAATGATAGGATTTGATCCGAATGCAGTTGCTGAGCTACTAGACTTTACAGAAAACGAAGTGCCAGTATTAATGATTACAATTGGTAAAGAAAAAGTGGAAAGTCGTCATCCACGAGGTTACCGTAAGCCAGTTTCAGAGTTTGTACAATATCGTTAATTCAACTAAGGAGTGACAAAATAGATGATTCAAGTACAAAGAGCAAAAGAACGTTATGCAGCAAATCACGGTTGGTTGAAAGCACGCTTTAGCTTCTCGTTTGCAGAATACTACGACCCAAATTATATGGAGTTTGGGCCAATGCGAGTGTTAAACGATGATATTATTCAGCCGATGAGAGGTTTTGGAACACACCCACATAAAGAAATGGAAATCGTGACAGTTGTGTTAGATGGCTATTTGAAGCATGAAGATAGTACTGGTGAGACGGCAACGACGACCTTCGGTGGGATTCAGAGAATGACCGCTGGAACAGGTGTCATGCATTCCGAAGTGAACCCTAGCCCAGATCAGCAAGTAAACTTATTGCAAATGTGGTTCTTCCCAGATGAACAGGGGCTTCAGCCGTCTTATGAGAATACGAACTTCAACATCGAAGCAATGAAAAATAACTTACTACCTGTTGTAAGGAAAGGCTCTGATCGCGACGATGTAGCAAAGATTCATCAAGACTTGACGATCTATCTTTCTGACTTGGAAGAAGAAGAACAGCTGACAT
This genomic window from Bacillus solimangrovi contains:
- a CDS encoding histidine phosphatase family protein, translating into MTEICFVRHGQTDWNIKKKIQGTTQTVLNERGILEARLCAIHLQAKKWDRVITSPLLRAVQTAEIINEQLRNLPITYDDCWIERDYGIATGWTYEKMISAYQAGEIHDIEENEHISKRVQLGLEKLLTLYRNERIIVISHGVTIVAALNIGLAHPLPFEKIHLQNGSLNVMKHKNNKWKVESYNELFHMNAHC
- a CDS encoding FMN-binding glutamate synthase family protein, whose product is MKLWGTYRKFVKTVEKEASTGHVETKQMELYPTFNKSNFQYLLESGLRASSGKALSRPFGSMKKWQDFEEILFIPAQTSPSPINSDQNVDISVTIGPKAKKPMKIDMPLIIGGLSYGIHVTEQVKVALAQASANVKTAINSGEGPFLPEEQKAAGKYILQYSKTTWAKERNELEKADMIEIKFGQAGFAAMGYEINQKDIEGRASELMKIKEGEKAVVHDNFFDNPTVQDFKELVEELRNVAGGVPVGAKILAGGKIEEELDFLLDIGVDYIAIDGVQVINHHAPAITHDNFGIPTLHGLIRTVRHLEKRGARETVSVICSSGLSSPGDYLKACAIGADAVYLDASIVYLLVQEQMFKSHPWKTPSELTSYNGKYKEKFDAEKGTVSVSNYLTSAAKEMQLGLRALGKSSLNELTIKDLVCSNEQTANQLHIPYTFVPFR
- a CDS encoding MarR family winged helix-turn-helix transcriptional regulator, whose product is MEQENSALKLFVIMMRAHQRISDAVGADVKGFGLNPTEFGVLELLYHKGDTPLQKIGEKILLASGSITYVVDKLEGKGLLERKSCPSDRRVTYAGLTEQGRALIDDVFPKHAQMITDLFSVLSTEEQQQAAELIKKLGHHSESIGKK
- a CDS encoding nitroreductase family protein, with amino-acid sequence MGQFEQLVKERRSAANFIEGEEITEKELNEIFELVKFAPSAFNLQHTDYVVVRDTELKEKMKDAAYGQYKVHTASAVIIVKGNKKAYKDASRIYEGMHQLGILSKQEYDKTIGDIHGVYEGNGDGFQYDEAVRNASLSAMLFMMIAKDKGWDTCPMIGFDPNAVAELLDFTENEVPVLMITIGKEKVESRHPRGYRKPVSEFVQYR
- a CDS encoding pirin family protein, with product MIQVQRAKERYAANHGWLKARFSFSFAEYYDPNYMEFGPMRVLNDDIIQPMRGFGTHPHKEMEIVTVVLDGYLKHEDSTGETATTTFGGIQRMTAGTGVMHSEVNPSPDQQVNLLQMWFFPDEQGLQPSYENTNFNIEAMKNNLLPVVRKGSDRDDVAKIHQDLTIYLSDLEEEEQLTFSQDEGRKIFVFVIEGSITLNDATNLDRRDSARITDTANLTIEATEDARFMLIDLPK